A genomic region of Colletotrichum destructivum chromosome 1, complete sequence contains the following coding sequences:
- a CDS encoding Putative tetratricopeptide-like helical domain superfamily translates to MRPVKATRWRAVSRNSDKASILALLGISELLKLRGKWRMALKVGNLALHQSRGLGTLTEGLALLSVGHSHRNQTPEDWVAAQHHLRMAKLLLEGLPSSEDQTFYLMRAVLLLGDTLVRREDLGDMAEAEELAHLAERLLRQNRDRPAGRTAAAAGGAAGGRSFRWTLFTGSWRDFCVHSMVELGEIYYYTSRWAEGEKLLRELVPTLVKRRGKRHVTTIEAQRDLASMLVNQDKYEEAETAYRIARDWNEEVPVFGHEEKAAIDYNIAMCLSERGRDREASAEIANMDLAADLLHYANGEWTLKLARLTSLRLRRYDDVVALCRRFQGVLDEHRARFGPCSPVTLRNMEDHVTALKALRRWDEAIVILRDMCRREASDVARVVEQTLETRLNLAHTLRCAGLHAEAAYEYRKCLEIERAASDDFRDEAQIRNILKYLAYLYELARDEPNALIAYAQLQREYWGRPGQRHNFIKYEWCRGKMFMLQGRWEHALKLLLSALAVKRGLDTAVSIISGLPIEAIHALQPGRRRVPEGHALLRHEIAEVVVVGGGGDHEEKPATGKARIGGGRVRIMALNANDDDDENTDQSWDEVDWWEEVIKDAVEAVRREQPFQACTPLDEADSEVDEDEGAETVDAVLTMKSSYPAVPADDEWGQPQWPRLPDTYEELVVQQRRVVEESRPWVP, encoded by the coding sequence ATGCGCCCCGTCAAGGCCACGCGATGGAGGGCGGTGAGCCGCAACTCCGACAAGGCctccatcctcgccctcctggGCATCTCCGAGCTGTTGAAGCTGCGCGGCAAGTGGCGCATGGCCCTGAAGGTCGGCAACCTGGCCCTGCACCAGTCTCGCGGCCTGGGGACCCTCACCGAAGGGCTCGCCCTGCTCAGCGTCGGCCACTCTCATCGCAACCAGACCCCGGAGGACTGGGTCGCCGCCCAGCACCACCTTCGCAtggccaagctgctgctcgagggcctccCGTCGAGCGAGGACCAGACCTTCTACCTCATGCGCGCCGTCCTGCTGCTCGGCGACACCCTCGTGCGCCGtgaggacctcggcgacatggccgaggccgaggagctggcgcACCTGGCTGAACGCCTGCTGCGCCAGAACCGCGACCGACCGGCCGgcaggacggcggcagcagcgggagGGGCGGCCGGGGGCAGGTCGTTCCGCTGGACGCTCTTCACCGGGTCGTGGCGCGACTTCTGCGTGCACTCCAtggtcgagctgggcgagatCTACTACTACACGAGCCGctgggccgagggcgagaagctgCTCCGCGAGCTGGTGCCGACGCTCGTCAAGCGCCGGGGCAAGCGGCACGTCACGACCATCGAGGCCCAGCGCGACCTCGCGAGCATGCTGGTCAACCAGGACAAGTAcgaagaggccgagacggcgtATCGCATCGCCCGCGACTGGAATGAGGAGGTGCCCGTCTTCGGCcacgaggagaaggccgccatcgactACAACATCGCCATGTGCCTGTCGGAGCGCGGCCGCGACCGCGAGGCCAGCGCCGAGATCGCCAACATggacctggccgccgaccTGCTGCACTACGCCAACGGCGAGTGGACGCTGAAGCTCGCGCGCCTCACGAGCCTGCGCCTGAGGCGGtacgacgacgtcgtcgccctctgCCGCCGCTTCCAGGGCGTGCTGGACGAGCACCGCGCCCGCTTCGGCCCCTGCAGCCCTGTGACGCTGCGCAACATGGAGGACCACGTCACCGCCCTCAAGGCGCTGCGCCGCTgggacgaggccatcgtcatcctgCGCGACATGTGCCGCCGCGAGGCCTCGGATgtcgcccgcgtcgtcgagcagaCGCTCGAGACCCGCCTCAACCTCGCCCACACCCTCCGCTGCGCCGGCCTGCATGCCGAGGCCGCCTACGAGTACCGCAAGTGCCTCGAGATCGAgcgcgccgcctcggacgACTTCCGCGACGAGGCCCAGATCCGCAACATCCTCAAGTACCTCGCCTACCTGTACGAGCTGGCGCGCGACGAGCCCAACGCCCTCATCGCCTACGCCCAGCTGCAGAGGGAGTACTGGGGCCGCCCCGGCCAGCGCCACAACTTCATCAAGTACGAGTGGTGCCGTGGCAAGATGTTCATGCTGCAGGGCCGCTGGGAGCACGCGctcaagctgctgctgagcgccctcgccgtcaagAGGGGCCTGGACACGGCCGTGTCCATCATTTCGGGCCTGCCGATCGAGGCCATCCACGCTTTGCAGccgggcaggaggagggTGCCGGAAGGGCATGCCCTGCTCCGACACGAGATAGCagaggttgtcgtcgtcggcggcggcggcgaccacgAGGAGAAGCCTGCCACGGgcaaggccaggatcggTGGCGGCCGCGTCCGCATCATGGCGCtcaacgccaacgacgacgacgacgaaaacACGGATCAATCGTGGGACGAGGTGGACTGGTGGGAGGAGGTcatcaaggacgccgtcgaggccgtgcGGCGGGAGCAGCCCTTCCAGGCGTGCACGccgctcgacgaggccgactcggaggtggacgaggacgagggggccgagacggtcgacgccgtcctaACGATGAAGAGCAGCTACCCGGCGGTcccggccgacgacgagtgGGGGCAGCCGCAGTGGCCCCGGCTGCCGGACACGTACGAGGAGTTGGTGGTCCAGCAGAGGAGGGTGGTAGAAGAGAGTCGGCCGTGGGTCCCatga
- a CDS encoding Putative NmrA-like domain, NAD(P)-binding domain superfamily has translation MSVLVLGAGELGTAMLKALTAHPSRPRDSPVSVLLRPSTITSSDPTKRDSLAQIAALGVSVEAGDVVHDPVRDLARTFARHHTVISCTGFVGPAGTQRRICEAALLAGVRRFVPWQFGVDYDAIGRGGPQPLFDEMLDVRDALRAQAEVTWIIVSTGLFMSFLFVREFGVVDLEARTLRALGGWDVEVTLTGPGDIAAMTAEVVYEPRGIPGDGRNVVYVSGDTVSYGRVADLVERRFPGVEFAREVWDMEVLGENLARDPADTWNKYRAIFGAGKGISWPTEKTLNHERGIELENLETYLGRMQTPAALRS, from the coding sequence ATGTCAGTTCTCgtgctcggcgccggcgagctgggcACAGCCATGCTCAAAGCCCTCACGGCGCACCCCTCACGCCCCCGCGACTCCCCCGTGTCCGTCCTCCTGCGGCCCTCGACCATCACCTCCTCCGACCCGACCAAGCGAGACTCCCTGGCCCAGATCGCGGCCCTGGGCGTCTCCGTCGAGGCAggcgacgtcgtccacgACCCCGTCCGCGACCTCGCGCGCACCTTTGCGCGGCACCACACCGTCATCAGCTGCACCGGCTTCGTCGGCCCTGCCGGCACCCAGCGGCGCATCTGCGAGGCGGCCCTGCTCGCGGGCGTGCGCCGCTTCGTCCCCTGGCAGTTCGGCGTCGACTACGACGCCATCGGGCGGGGCGGCCCGCAGCCGCTCTTTGACGAGATGCTCGACGTGCGGGACGCGCTGAGGGCGCAGGCCGAGGTGACGTGGATCATCGTCAGCACTGGCCTGTTTATGAGCTTTCTCTTCGTGCGGGagttcggcgtcgtcgacctggaggCGCGCACGCTGCGAGCCCTGGGCGGGTGGGACGTCGAGGTCACGCTGACGGGGCCGGGGGACATCGCCGcgatgacggccgaggtggtCTACGAGCCACGCGGGATCCCGGGCGACGGCCGCAACGTGGTGTACGTCTCCGGTGACACGGTGTCGTACGGCCGCGTGGCGGACCTGGTCGAGAGGAGGTTCCCCGGCGTTGAGTTCGCGAGGGAGGTGTGGGACATGGAAGTGCTGGGGGAGAACCTCGCGAGGGACCCGGCGGACACGTGGAACAAGTATCGCGCcatcttcggcgccggcaagggcaTCTCGTGGccgacggagaagacgctGAACCACGAGCGCGGCATCGAGTTGGAGAATTTGGAGACGTATCTCGGCAGGATGCAGACTCCGGCTGCATTGAGGTCGTAG
- a CDS encoding Putative GroES-like superfamily, polyketide synthase, enoylreductase domain-containing protein produces the protein MPSSHTLDFIVCCHLSTSVASMVTAMKDLHRLLKPGGTIILLEPRQESPTAMALYGTCPSWWRHGAVDRTTKDDAGPRNWHSCLEETGFVDIVDMPYISPATADAEEDVGDPAVHLLLIAKSPQQASVSPERSPPVPILLIRGDTTREIQGNPSLSGLAALLRGFGHQVTTTSTLEDADPAGKINPTEEEFRALQDLFLKSRGVLFIIRGTRSYSPVLNMVVGMIRTVRSEIGESRLLVLDVEDKADRTISDPDVVKAVGALFEREFLAGNVASPSATGASDTEFRLWYGRLMVPRLIPDKAASRDVMAASEGQDNGTPTPQEEVWTQPGRLLRAEISTPGLLDTIHFVNDNHHPDAGLAANSVEIEVKAVGLNSRDVMMAMGQTELEALGAEASGVVTAVGDGMHERFAVGDRVACLHLGTIRSFVRGDSRFVQKLPPDMGFDTGAALPGAYTTSKHYCCFCCCCCYCSRLADHQCPLPLL, from the exons ATGCCGTCGTCCCACACGCTTGATTTCATTGTGTGTTGCCATCTATCCACCAGCGTGGCATCGATGGTCACGGCAATGAAGGACCTGCACCGACTGCTGAAGCCGGGAGgcaccatcatcctcctAGAGCCTCGGCAGGAGAGCCCGACAGCGATGGCGCTGTACGGAACATGCCCATCGTGGTGGAggcacggcgccgtcgacagAACGACGAAGGATGACGCGGGGCCCCGTAACTGGCACAGCTGTCTTGAAGAAACGGGGTTCGTGGACATTGTCGACATGCCATACATCAGCCCGGCTACTGCTGATGCGGAAGAAGACGTCGGAGATCCGGCTGTGCACTTGCTTCTGATCGCCAAGTCACCACAGCAAGCATCGGTATCACCCGAGAGGTCACCACCCGTCCCAATCCTCCTAATCCGTGGTGATACTACCCGGGAGATCCAGGGAAACCCCTCCCTGAGCGGCCTTGCGGCTCTTCTCCGCGGTTTCGGGCACCAagtgacgacgacgtccaccCTGGAAGATGCAGATCCGGCGGGCAAGAT CAATCCAACGGAGGAGGAGTTCCGGGCGTTGCAGGACCTGTTCCTGAAGTCTCGAGGCGTGTTGTTTATCATCCGGGGGACGAGGTCGTACAGTCCGGTCCTGAACATGGTCGTAGGCATGATCCGAACGGTGCGGTCCGAGATTGGCGAGTCCAGGCTCCTCgtgctcgacgtcgaagacAAGGCGGACCGCACGATTTCGGACCCGGACGTTGTCAAGGCCGTTGGAGCGCTTTTTGAGCGAGAGTTCCTGGCCGGCAATGTTGCTTCCCCATCCGCCACTGGGGCCTCCGATACCGAGTTCAGACTGTGGTACGGCCGACTGATGGTACCCAGACTGATCCCGGACAAGGCGGCGAGCCGTGACGTGATGGCGGCCTCCGAGGGCCAGGACAACgggacgccgacgcctcAGGAGGAGGTATGGACGCAGCCCGGGCGGCTGCTGAGGGCCGAGATCAGCACgcccggcctccttgacaCGATCCACTTCGTCAACGACAACCACCACCCCGACGCGGGGCTGGCGGCAAACTCGGTGGAgatcgaggtcaaggccgtAGGGCTGAACTCCAGGGACGTCATGATGGCCATGGGCCAGACCGAATTGGaagccctcggcgccgaggccagcgGTGTCGTCACGGCCGTGGGAGACGGGATGCACGAGAGGTTCGCCGTGGGTGATCGCGTTGCCTGTCTTCACCTAGGGACGATTCGAAGCTTCGTACGGGGTGATTCGCGCTTCGTACAAAAGCTGCCGCCTGACATGGGCTTCGATACGGGTGCCGCTTTACCTGGTGCGTACACCACCTCCAAACATTATTGTtgtttctgctgctgctgctgttatTGTTCTCGTCTTGCTGACCACCAATGTCCATTGCCGCTTCTTTGA
- a CDS encoding Putative Acyl transferase domain superfamily, Acyl transferase/acyl hydrolase/lysophospholipase, with the protein MTKAGVHRVSVNSFGFGGTNVHAILDSAEEFLANGHDVAIGDKQISSVGSRFSISHGLDHEGNGDVRYRVFVLSTLDEPSLKAAAQNMVSYIKRRAPKIPNSFLNDLAYTLNFERSLFPYRSAVSANSIDGLIKAIENPSRLPMSKVNANEKPPSVGFVFTGQGAQWAVWAKKEIERDGKTSSIARGKFSQPLCTALQVSLFELLGSWGIRPTAAAGHSSGEIASAYTDGIISREDAMASAYHREICSERSGHHGQERHGQKGVHDAHVAVSEPRREPAVHPSNVTISGDDEAIVEYKERLDRDAIFARILIVEAAYHSLHMEAVRDEYLHSTQDLYPKRDSDPDTNLISFYSSVTGKRAEPTQLGPQYWVENMMGRVEFASSLKALAIESEIDTLLEVGPHAALAGPVKQILQASDRLRGVNITYASVLKIKESAAKPVVAMAVTLATKGVPVDLRAVHGTTTTSAAVVTGLPSYPWNKSRSYWAESRLSREFRNCPYPRRDLLGRPAPNFNPLDGRWRNFVRTVKIPWLRDHRIESKIVYPAVGYIAMAMAIEAVKQRAPRAPSAYRLREIVFGKALITEEEEEENDDDDTEVFMSLRARNDGTRKPSSTVAKAY; encoded by the exons ATGACCAAGGCGGGAGTTCACCGCGTATCTGTCAACAGTTTCGGATTCGGCGGAACCAACGTGCACGCCATCCTTGACAGCGCGGAGGAGTTTCTCGCCAACGGCCATGATGTAGCTATCGGGGACAAGCAAATATCATCTGTGGGCTCTCGATTTAGCATTTCGCATGGGCTGGACCACGAAggcaacggcgacgtccGGTATCGCGTCTTTGTTCTCTCTACCTTGGACGAGCCGTCTTTGAAAGCGGCCGCCCAGAACATGGTGTCTTACATCAAGCGACGCGCTCCCAAGATTCCCAACAGCTTCCTAAACGACCTAGCCTATACACTCAACTTCGAACGGTCGCTGTTCCCCTATCGGTCTGCCGTGTCCGCGAACAGCATCGATGGTCTAATCAAAGCGATCGAAAACCCCTCCCGACTTCCCATGTCCAAGGTGAATGCAAACGAAAAGCCGCCAAGTGTGGGGTTTGTTTTCACAGGCCAGGGTGCCCAGTGGGCGGTATGGGCAAAGA AGGAGATCGAAAGAGATGGTAAGACCTCTAGCATTGCCAGAGGCAAATTCAGCCAACCTCTTTGCACAGCCCTGCAGGTCAGCCTCTTCGAGCTGCTCGGCTCGTGGGGAATTCGCCCCACGGCAGCCGCCGGTCACTCAAGCGGCGAGATCGCGTCGGCTTACACAGACGGCATCATCAGCCGGGAAGacgccatggcctcggcctaTCACCGTGAGATCTGTTCCGAGAGAAGTGGCCACCATGGCCAAGAACGGCATGGGCAAAAAGGGGTCCATGATGCCCACGTCGCTGTCAGTGAGCCAAGACGAGAGCCTGCTGTCCA CCCGTCCAACGTGACCATctccggcgacgacgaggccatcgtcgaATACAAGGAGAGGCTGGATCGCGACGCCATTTTCGCCCGGATCTTGATCGTCGAGGCGGCTTATCACTCCCTGCACATGGAAGCAGTACGAGATGAATACCTGCACTCCACCCAGGACTTATACCCGAAGCGGGATTCAGATCCGGACACGAATTTGATTAGCTTCTACTCCTCTGTGACGGGCAAGCGAGCTGAGCCGACACAGCTGGGACCGCAATAT tgGGTTGAAAATATGATGGGCCGAGTGGAATTTGCGTCTTCACTCAAGGCTCTCGCCATCGAATCAGAGATCGATACATTGTTGGAGGTAGGACCGCATGCTGCCCTCGCAGGACCCGTCAAGCAGATTCTACAGGCCAGTGACCGACTGCGAGGCGTCAACATCACGTACGCCAGTGTGCTGAAGATCAAGGAGAGCGCGGCCAAGCCGGTCGTAGCCATGGCCGTCACACTCGCAACGAAGGGAGTCCCCGTCGACCTGCGGGCGGTGCacgggacgacgacgacaagcgCAGCAGTAGTGACTGGTTTGCCATCGTACCCGTGGAATAAATCCCGGTCGTACTGGGCAGAGAGCAGGCTTTCGCGCGAGTTCCGAAACTGCCCCTATCCACGACGGGATCTCCTGGGCCGCCCGGCGCCTAACTTCAAccccctcgacggccggTGGCGCAACTTCGTCCGCACCGTCAAGATCCCCTGGCTGAGGGACCATCGGATTGAGTCCAAGATTGTGTATCCGGCAGTCGGGTAcatcgccatggccatggccataGAAGCGGTGAAGCAGCGTGCCCCTCGCGCTCCTTCGGCCTACAGATTGCGTGAAATCGTGTTCGGCAAGGCGCTAATCactgaggaagaggaggaagagaacgacgacgacgacaccgagGTCTTTATGAGCTTGAGGGCCCGCAACGACGGCACACGCaagccgtcgtcgacggtggcAAAGGCATACTAA
- a CDS encoding Putative pectate lyase PlyH/PlyE, pectin lyase/virulence factor, with product MKYSFAVALSTLVLGIAAAPAANGAANSNGNGIAHAERGYFDFLHHAARAEKPSKTRSAKSPKKTKPSKTRNPGSIITSAPGAPGNGTDSYGIRASNGTAPAPGGGLPASSGTSVLKAAQTVAAGESFDGGMVAFDRGVSCTGQAEGGDSDAVFILEKGAKLSNVIIGPNQIEGVHCNGGCALDNVWWSAVCEDAFTIKLQDAGETTTITGGGAFGAEDKVLQHNGGGTLSVSGFTVETFGKLYRSCGNCKTSAERHVIFDSINASSGKLLAGINSNFGDTATFKNVVAKGVKEICTEFKGTTPGNEPSEVSSGPSAACIYSTSDVTSS from the exons ATGAAGTACTCCTTCGCCGTCGCTCTTAGCACTCTCGtgctcggcatcgccgccgcccccgccgccaacggcgccgccaacagcaacggcaacggcatcgcCCACGCCGAGCGTGGCTACTTCGACTTCCTCCaccacgccgcccgcgccgagaagcccaGCAAGACCAGGTCCGCCAAGAGCCCCAAGAAGACCAAGCCCAGCAAGACGCGCAACCCGGGCTCCATCATCACCTCGGCCCCCGGCGCCCCCGGCAACGGCACCGACAGCTACGGCATCCGCGCCAGCAACGGCaccgccccggcccccggcggcggcctccccgcctcctccggcacCTCTGTCCTGAAGGCCGCCCAGActgtcgccgccggtgagTCCTTTGACGGCGGCATGGTCGCCTTCGACCGCGGCGTCTCCTGCACCGGacaggccgagggcggcgactcggacgccgtcttcatcctcgagAAGGGTGCCAAGCTCTCCaacgtcatcatcggcccCAACCAGATCGAGGGCGTCCACTGCAACGGCGGCTGcgccctcgacaacgtcTGGTGGTCCGCCGTCTGCGAGGATGCCTTCACCATCAAGCTGCAGGACGCCGGTGagaccaccaccatcaccggcggtggcgccTTCGGTGCCGAAGACAAGGTCCTCCAgcacaacggcggcggcaccctcTCCGTTAGCGGCTTCACCGTCGAGACCTTTGGAAAGCTGTACCGCAGCTGCGGCAACTGCAAGACCAGCGCCGAGCGCCACGTCATCTTTGACAGCATCAACGCCTCCTCCGGAAAGCTCCTTGCTG GCATCAACTCCAACTTCGGCGACACCGCCACCTTCAAGaacgtcgtcgccaaggGCGTCAAGGAGATCTGCACCGAGTTCAAGGGCACCACCCCCGGCAACGAGCCCTCCGAGGTTTCCTCCGGCCCCTCCGCGGCCTGCATTTACTCTACCTCCGACGTCACCAGCTCTTAA